In the genome of Burkholderia sp. PAMC 26561, the window CATCGTCGATGCAGCACGCGCCGCGGGCGTGAGTAATGACGTAATCAGTGTGTTCGACGGCTTACCCGAACAGGACTACGCAAGCGCCGATGCAGTCGAGCAATTGCTCGGCAGTGGCGCAGGCCCGGGAATATCGGCTTGAAATAAAACACCAGTTCAGGCGGTCCCGGCCTTTTCAGCCCCAAACACCACCCGGCTGAAGAACTTGGCGAGCACCGACTCGGACATTTCGGCCCCGCAGCCTTGCGGGTCCGAAGTATAGAAAAACTGCATTCCATCGATCAACGCCGTCAGGCCCAGCGCCAGTTCTTCAGCCGGCATGGGCAACGGCGTTCCCGCACGCTCCGAAAACGCGACGATGTACGCCGTCGTCATCTGCAACAGTTCCCGGATGAATGCATTGAATTGCGCGCGGAATTTCGCATCGCGGCTTGACTGCAATTTCGCTTCGACCCAGAGCAAAAAACACTTGTTGTCG includes:
- a CDS encoding DUF2795 domain-containing protein, yielding MTDTRISEGLNYEPINDEIAQVLRDVKFPANKDGIVDAARAAGVSNDVISVFDGLPEQDYASADAVEQLLGSGAGPGISA
- a CDS encoding TetR/AcrR family transcriptional regulator; translation: MNRIRLTREQSRDQTRERLMDAAQAVFMKKGFVAASVEDIAASAGYTRGAFYSNFGSKSALFLDLLKRDHDVIMKRLHSIFEGEATRADMEARLLQYYSVCYRDNKCFLLWVEAKLQSSRDAKFRAQFNAFIRELLQMTTAYIVAFSERAGTPLPMPAEELALGLTALIDGMQFFYTSDPQGCGAEMSESVLAKFFSRVVFGAEKAGTA